TGAGAGTCAGAGTTGTTATAGTTGGTATAAGAGCAATGGTTGCAAACCTTTGTACTTCTACACACATGCTCCTGCAACTGCAACTCCAAGGACTCACCTTCAGTTTATTATGTGTTTAAATAACTTGTTAAACTGATATTAAGTGTATAGCTTTGTTTCCATTAAAAACATGAGAAGAGGAACCAGAGGCAACATATCTATCCCATCTGAAGAGAATGACCAGAACAACTTTCTGTCCCGTCTTGTTGATGCCTTGAGGGATCAAAACCGGATACAAAACGAGCAGATGAGGGACTAGAACCAAATTCAAAACGAGCAGATGTGAGAAATGTTCCAAGCAAATGGGTCTAATCAAAACCATGCTAGCAACACCCATGAGGGAGGCAGCCAACCACCAGCAATACAAGCAATTTATGAGCTTCAAACCAAGGGACTTTAAGCGAAGTACTGATCCAATGGTGGCTGTGGAGTGGATACAGTCAATAAAGACGATTTTCGAGTTCATGCAATGCAACAACTCGGATAGACTAAGGTGCGCAACTTTCATGTTCAAGGACGATGCTAGAATCTGGTGGCAAGGGGCCAAGTCCACCCTTGATCTTAATGCAGCAACCTGGGCAGAATTCAAGGCTGTATTTTATGGCAAATACTTCACATTAAACACCAGGAATAAGTTGGCAAGGGAGTTTCTGGAAATCCGCCAGGGTGATTCAAGTGTTGCTGACTATGTTAAAAATTTTGAGCGGGGTAAGTATTTTACACCCATGATAACGGGAAACAATGACATAGAGCTGAACCATTTTCTAGAAGGTCTCAATGCAACCATCCTCCGAGATGTGAGGCTGAGCAATACTGCAACCATGGGGGAAACAATTGATAGGGCACTGATGGCAGAAAAAGACAGCCAAGACATAGTTAGAGAGGCTCAGACCAAGCGATCTAGCTATCAAGGGAGGGATTCACTAGGGTCAGCTTCAAAACGGCCCTATCagcaaaattataataacaattcaAACCACCAGCCGTCAAGGAACATCTGGCGCCCTCAACAATAGCAACAGTAGCAGCAAAGAAGGACACCATATACTAGACCAGCAAACCAGGCTAACCTGCCAGCTTCCCCTTGTAATCTTTGTGGGATCATACATACGGGTCGTGTCTGCAGAGTTCCGACGTTTGTTTTCTATGTAAGAAGGCTAGGCATTATAAGCGTGATTGACCACAATTGAAGAAGGTCATACCAGTCAGGGTCTATTCAATGAACCAAAAGGAAGTGAATCCAAATTCCACTATTATCAcaagtaatttattaattgctAATAAGTTAGCCATTACCTTGATAGATACTAGAGTAacaaattcttttatttctgCATTCTTTGTGCAACAAGCTGTCTTGAAACCAGTTGAGTCCTTGgttgtttataaaatatctcTACCAGCTGGACCAGATCTTAAAACTAATAGATTTATTATAGC
The sequence above is a segment of the Impatiens glandulifera unplaced genomic scaffold, dImpGla2.1, whole genome shotgun sequence genome. Coding sequences within it:
- the LOC124917349 gene encoding uncharacterized protein LOC124917349, which codes for MREAANHQQYKQFMSFKPRDFKRSTDPMVAVEWIQSIKTIFEFMQCNNSDRLRCATFMFKDDARIWWQGAKSTLDLNAATWAEFKAVFYGKYFTLNTRNKLAREFLEIRQGDSSVADYVKNFERGKYFTPMITGNNDIELNHFLEGLNATILRDVRLSNTATMGETIDRALMAEKDSQDIVREAQTKRSSYQGRDSLGRQGTSGALNNSNSSSKEGHHILDQQTRLTCQLPLVIFVGSYIRVVSAEFRHTRVTNSFISAFFVQQAVLKPVESLVVYKISLPAGPDLKTNRFIIACETQLQNHKMFVDLEVVKMSGFDVILGMDWLLRHEAQINCKDKSVALIDHDQKAFLFQAQ